Part of the Streptomyces europaeiscabiei genome is shown below.
CAGGCCCGCAGCGCCGCGTGTTCTTCGACGGCCAGTCCCGCAGGGGCTGTTACCGACTCGACCCGGCCTCCGGAGTCGATGGTGAGGTCGAGCCGTTCTCCAGCGACGGTGAGCCCTGCGACGCTGAGCGCGCCCACGGGGAGCGGACCGGTCGGCCGGAAGCGGAGGCGGCCGGCGGGTACGTCGGGATCCAGGCCGGTCATCGCGGTCACGAGGGCGATGGCAGCCGCCGCCGACCAGGCCTGTGGGCGACACGCGGCCGGGTAGGGGACAGGTGCGGGGGTGTCCGTGCGGGCGTCGCCGCCCCAGAGTTCGGGCAGTCGGTGGTCGAAGGCGGGTGCGGCGGCGAGGACGCCCTCGATGAGGCGGGCGGCGGCGTCGGAGTGGCCGCTGCGGGCGAGGCCGGTGACGGCGATGGCGGTGTCGTGGGGCCAGACGGTGCCGCAGTGGTAGCGCAGGGGGCCGTAGCCTCCGGACTTCGACGACATGGTCCGCAGGCCGTAGGCGTCGGACGTGTCGGGGGCGGCGAGCCGGGCGGCGACGGCGGAGGTCTCGTCGGCGTTGAGGATGCCGGTGGCCAGGAGGTGGCCCATGTTGCTCGTGACGGAGTCGGCGGGGCGTCCCGAGGCGTCGAGTGCCATGGCCGGGTAGGGACCTTGCTGGTCGGAGACCCAGAAGCGGGCGCGGAAGCGGTCGGCGAGGTCGGACGCGAAGGTCCGCCGGTGTTCGCCGTCCGGCAGGGCGAAGGCGTCGAGGAGCGCTGCTCCGGCGAGGGCCGCCTCGTAGGCGTAGCCCTGTACTTCGGCGAGTGCCAGGGGCGCTTCGGCGAGTCGGCCGTCGGTGAAGCGGACGGCGTCGGCGGAGTCCTTCCAGCCCTGGTTCGCCAGGCCGGTGCCGCGGTGGTCGATGTACTTGAGGAACCCGTCTCCGGCCTGGGCGGCGGTGTCGATCCAGCCGAGCGCGGCCTTGAGCGCGGGCAGCAGCACCGCTGGACAGAGCCGGGCTACTGTCCCCCGGCACCACGGCCCTGCTGCACCGGGACTGGCGCTCGGCAATCGGGCATCACTCCGGCCCACCTCCCCGCGCCCCGTCGCGCCCATATCCGCCGGGGCCTGTCCGGTGTTCCTCCCGGCCGATCGGACAGGCCCTGGCCCCTGTCCAGGAGCCCGGTGGAATGGCCGCAGACGAGGACGGCCCTACGTCGTGCTGCCGGTCAACGCCCGGCGACGTCCCGTGTCGACGCGGTGTCGACACGGACGGGTTCGGGGAACTGGGCAGGGGCCGTCGGGGTGAGCGGAGCTTCGGTGGGGGCTTCGGCCGGCTCGGCCGGTGGCGTCGGCAGGATGCGGTCCTCCCACCAGGA
Proteins encoded:
- a CDS encoding amylo-alpha-1,6-glucosidase, whose translation is MLLPALKAALGWIDTAAQAGDGFLKYIDHRGTGLANQGWKDSADAVRFTDGRLAEAPLALAEVQGYAYEAALAGAALLDAFALPDGEHRRTFASDLADRFRARFWVSDQQGPYPAMALDASGRPADSVTSNMGHLLATGILNADETSAVAARLAAPDTSDAYGLRTMSSKSGGYGPLRYHCGTVWPHDTAIAVTGLARSGHSDAAARLIEGVLAAAPAFDHRLPELWGGDARTDTPAPVPYPAACRPQAWSAAAAIALVTAMTGLDPDVPAGRLRFRPTGPLPVGALSVAGLTVAGERLDLTIDSGGRVESVTAPAGLAVEEHAALRA